Proteins co-encoded in one Halorussus vallis genomic window:
- a CDS encoding ATP-dependent helicase, whose amino-acid sequence MGARELLARGGYDFDADAVEIEDRDAFELLEPAVREWWVDEFGEYVPDNGGFFTPPQREAIPLVHERRNALVASPTGSGKTLSAFTAILNELFRKEREAEDGLDNSVYCLYVSPLKSLANDIHRNLEVPLEGISERMDGKVNVRHAIRHGDTDSNERRKMLDETPHILNTTPETLAILLNSPKFKRKLETVEYVVVDEIHSLADGKRGTHLSLSLERLEQLTETSPTRIGCSATVEPLSDIAEFLVGCESGSDDDEEPRIRDCEIVDTRFVREFDVELQCPADDLIHTPREVVQERFYDDLHELISDHTNTLVFTNTRSGAERVLHNLRERFDVYDEENSGCHHGSLSKDARQSIEGALKEGSLDVVTTSTSLELGIDMPHIDLVVQVGSPKSVASLLQRVGRAGHQLGQTVTGRVVALDRDELVECAVMLKKAEEGFVDRVFVPEEAYDVAAQHVYGMAINEVRPESEIKEVVRRAYPYRNFTDEQFETLFRYLTSDYEGLEDKHVYAKIWRDENDPPDGEYHYPEYPVGEPLIGKRGRLARVIYMTNIGTIPDSFTCDVYTRADSEWVGNLDESYLDTLEKGDVFVLGGRNFEFKYRRGSKVYADPTRARPTVPSWFSERLPLSYDLGRSILEFQGELLSRFEKRGRPAVRVWLREFPLDENSVRAIARMFDEQVRYAGPGSVSTDERLAVEIELDRQEYERHYYVHSNYGRKFNDGLSRVVAYRCANAANTNVSVAVADHGFTVSMPLNRKVDVAEILRDIDPEDVRSDLRSALAGTELLQRYFRINATRSLMILKRYKGYEKSASEQQVSSEMLLGFAEDLEDFAVVEETYREIIEDKLAVSAVEEVMADMESGAVEVVQNRVDTPTPKAFGLATLMASDVVLAEDESAVLQEFHERVLDEIGDGYDAVTGSSASPVR is encoded by the coding sequence ATGGGAGCGCGCGAGTTGCTGGCGCGTGGGGGTTACGATTTCGACGCCGACGCGGTCGAGATCGAGGACCGAGACGCCTTCGAGTTGCTGGAACCGGCGGTCAGGGAGTGGTGGGTCGACGAGTTCGGCGAGTACGTCCCCGACAACGGGGGGTTCTTCACGCCGCCCCAGCGCGAGGCGATTCCGCTCGTCCACGAGCGACGCAACGCGCTGGTGGCGTCGCCCACCGGGAGCGGCAAGACGCTGTCCGCGTTCACCGCGATTCTGAACGAACTGTTCCGCAAGGAGCGCGAGGCCGAGGACGGACTCGACAACTCGGTCTACTGTCTGTACGTCTCGCCGCTGAAGTCGCTGGCCAACGACATCCACCGGAACTTGGAGGTGCCACTGGAAGGTATCAGCGAACGGATGGACGGCAAGGTGAACGTCCGCCACGCGATTCGCCACGGCGACACCGACAGCAACGAGCGCCGGAAGATGCTGGACGAGACGCCCCACATCCTCAACACCACGCCGGAGACGCTGGCCATCCTGCTCAACTCGCCGAAGTTCAAGCGGAAGTTGGAGACGGTGGAGTACGTCGTGGTCGACGAGATTCACAGCCTCGCCGACGGCAAGCGCGGCACCCACCTCTCGTTGAGCCTGGAACGACTCGAACAGTTGACCGAGACATCGCCGACCCGCATCGGCTGTTCGGCGACGGTCGAACCGCTCTCCGACATCGCCGAGTTCCTGGTCGGATGCGAGTCGGGGAGCGACGACGACGAAGAACCCCGCATCCGCGACTGCGAGATCGTCGACACCCGGTTCGTCCGGGAGTTCGACGTCGAACTCCAGTGTCCCGCCGACGACCTCATCCACACGCCCCGCGAGGTGGTTCAGGAGCGGTTCTACGACGACCTCCACGAACTCATTTCCGACCACACCAACACGCTGGTGTTCACCAACACGCGCTCGGGCGCCGAGCGCGTGTTGCACAACCTCCGGGAGCGCTTCGACGTCTACGACGAGGAGAACTCGGGCTGTCACCACGGCAGTCTCTCGAAGGACGCCCGCCAGTCCATCGAAGGCGCGCTCAAGGAGGGAAGCCTCGACGTGGTGACGACCTCCACCAGCCTCGAACTCGGCATCGACATGCCCCACATCGACCTCGTGGTCCAGGTCGGGTCGCCGAAGTCGGTCGCGTCGCTACTCCAGCGCGTGGGGCGGGCGGGCCACCAGCTCGGCCAGACCGTCACCGGCCGGGTGGTCGCGCTCGACCGCGACGAACTCGTCGAGTGCGCGGTGATGCTGAAGAAGGCCGAAGAGGGGTTCGTCGACCGGGTGTTCGTCCCCGAGGAGGCCTACGACGTGGCGGCCCAGCACGTCTACGGCATGGCCATCAACGAGGTCAGACCCGAGTCCGAAATCAAGGAGGTCGTCCGGCGGGCCTACCCCTACCGGAACTTCACCGACGAGCAGTTCGAGACTCTCTTCCGGTATCTCACCTCCGACTACGAGGGCCTGGAGGACAAGCACGTCTACGCGAAGATATGGCGCGACGAGAACGACCCGCCCGACGGCGAGTACCACTACCCCGAGTACCCCGTGGGCGAACCGCTAATCGGCAAGCGGGGTCGACTCGCGCGGGTCATCTACATGACCAACATCGGGACGATTCCCGACTCGTTCACCTGCGATGTGTACACCCGCGCCGACAGCGAGTGGGTCGGCAATCTGGACGAGAGCTACCTCGACACCCTGGAGAAGGGCGACGTGTTCGTCCTCGGCGGCCGGAACTTCGAGTTCAAGTACCGGCGGGGGTCGAAGGTGTACGCCGACCCCACCCGCGCCCGACCCACGGTTCCCTCGTGGTTCTCCGAGCGCCTGCCGCTGTCCTACGACCTCGGCCGCTCCATCCTCGAGTTTCAGGGCGAACTCCTCTCCCGCTTCGAAAAGCGCGGGCGGCCCGCGGTCCGGGTGTGGCTCAGGGAGTTCCCGCTCGACGAGAACAGCGTCCGGGCCATCGCCCGGATGTTCGACGAACAGGTCCGGTACGCCGGGCCGGGCAGCGTCAGCACCGACGAACGCCTCGCGGTCGAGATCGAACTCGACCGCCAGGAGTACGAGCGCCACTACTACGTCCACTCGAACTACGGCCGGAAGTTCAACGACGGCCTCTCGCGCGTCGTGGCCTACCGGTGTGCGAACGCCGCCAACACCAACGTCTCGGTCGCGGTCGCCGACCACGGGTTCACGGTCTCGATGCCGCTGAACCGGAAGGTCGACGTGGCCGAAATCCTGCGGGACATCGACCCTGAGGACGTGCGAAGCGACCTCCGGTCCGCGCTGGCAGGCACCGAACTCCTCCAGCGGTACTTCCGCATCAACGCCACCCGGTCGCTGATGATCCTCAAGCGCTACAAGGGCTACGAGAAGTCGGCGAGCGAACAGCAGGTTTCGAGCGAGATGTTGCTCGGGTTCGCGGAGGACCTCGAAGACTTCGCGGTCGTCGAGGAAACCTACCGCGAGATTATCGAAGACAAACTCGCGGTGTCGGCCGTCGAGGAGGTGATGGCCGACATGGAGTCGGGCGCGGTCGAGGTGGTCCAGAACCGCGTCGACACCCCTACGCCGAAGGCGTTCGGCCTGGCGACGCTGATGGCCAGCGACGTGGTTCTCGCCGAGGACGAGAGCGCGGTCCTCCAGGAGTTCCACGAGCGCGTCCTGGACGAAATCGGCGACGGGTACGACGCCGTGACGGGGTCGAGCGCGTCGCCGGTGCGGTGA
- a CDS encoding MBL fold metallo-hydrolase — protein MRVTFLGTGSAMPTGERYQTGVLVEDVEADRRVLVDCGSGVLHRLQQSGVGYENVSSVLLTHHHLDHVSDLLPLLKARWLAGEEYLEVVGPVGTKDLLDGLLDVYDYLAEKVDLRVREIAEQEFEVGGFDVEAYETRHSIPCFAYRFGDRFTFSGDSEAFEGLANFADGCEMLAHDCSFPDDVDVDNHPTPTQLGRALADSGADVGRVFLTHLYPHTQGRHEEMMSSIEALYDGDVRFADDLRTVEL, from the coding sequence ATGCGCGTCACCTTTCTCGGAACCGGCAGCGCGATGCCGACGGGCGAGCGCTACCAGACCGGCGTCCTCGTCGAGGACGTCGAGGCCGACCGCCGGGTGCTGGTCGACTGCGGGAGCGGCGTCCTCCACCGACTCCAGCAGTCGGGCGTCGGCTACGAGAACGTCTCGTCGGTGCTGCTCACGCACCACCACCTCGACCATGTCTCGGACCTGCTCCCCCTGCTGAAAGCCAGGTGGCTGGCCGGCGAGGAGTACCTCGAAGTCGTCGGCCCCGTCGGGACGAAGGACCTGCTCGATGGCCTGCTGGACGTCTACGACTACCTCGCAGAGAAGGTCGACCTCCGGGTACGCGAAATCGCCGAACAGGAGTTCGAGGTCGGCGGATTCGACGTCGAAGCCTACGAGACGCGCCACTCGATACCGTGTTTCGCCTACCGGTTCGGCGACCGGTTCACCTTCAGCGGCGACAGCGAGGCGTTCGAGGGACTGGCGAACTTCGCCGACGGGTGCGAGATGCTGGCCCACGACTGCTCGTTCCCCGACGACGTCGACGTCGATAACCACCCGACGCCCACCCAACTCGGCCGGGCGCTCGCCGACTCGGGCGCCGACGTCGGCCGGGTGTTCCTCACGCACCTCTACCCCCACACCCAGGGTCGCCACGAGGAGATGATGTCGTCCATCGAGGCGTTGTACGACGGCGACGTGCGATTCGCCGACGACCTTCGAACCGTCGAGCTGTAG
- a CDS encoding ArsR/SmtB family transcription factor, which translates to MSEDPDPATLFALFDDEYARRILAHLTDRPMSATELSERCDASPPTIYRRIDRLKSCDLLVEETKLDENGNHYAVYESRFDSLSVTVDDGTFAVDLSRRDDPADRLTNMWEEIR; encoded by the coding sequence GTGAGCGAGGACCCTGACCCCGCGACGCTGTTCGCCCTCTTCGACGACGAGTACGCGCGACGCATCCTCGCTCACCTCACCGACAGACCTATGTCAGCGACCGAACTGAGCGAGCGGTGCGACGCATCACCGCCCACGATCTACCGGCGTATCGACCGGCTGAAATCCTGTGACCTCCTCGTGGAGGAGACGAAACTGGACGAGAACGGGAATCACTACGCCGTCTACGAGTCGCGCTTTGACTCGCTCTCGGTGACGGTGGACGACGGTACGTTCGCCGTCGATCTTTCACGGCGCGATGACCCGGCCGACCGCCTGACGAACATGTGGGAGGAGATTCGATGA
- a CDS encoding DUF7521 family protein, whose amino-acid sequence MSALPSAMDLHGPWLAANFVLLFVLGFLIVYQAIRGYRRNGGRPMLFLALGIVLLTIVPTVIIHVGARWYSMRTVGLVISPLANSVKVVGLASIVYSLYGRR is encoded by the coding sequence ATGAGCGCCCTCCCCTCGGCGATGGATCTCCACGGTCCGTGGCTGGCGGCGAACTTCGTCCTCCTGTTCGTCCTGGGCTTCCTCATCGTCTACCAAGCGATCCGCGGCTACCGGCGCAACGGCGGTCGTCCGATGCTGTTTCTGGCGCTCGGCATCGTCCTGCTCACGATCGTCCCGACCGTCATCATCCACGTCGGCGCACGGTGGTACAGCATGCGGACGGTCGGACTGGTCATCTCGCCGCTGGCGAACAGCGTCAAGGTGGTTGGCCTGGCGAGCATCGTCTATTCGCTTTACGGGCGGCGCTAA
- a CDS encoding helix-turn-helix transcriptional regulator, with amino-acid sequence MHDLTGFQRDLLYVVDGLDEPHGLAIKDELEDYYEKEIHHGRLYPNLDTLVDKGMVEKGQRDRRTNFYTLTTRGQREIKARREWEAQYTSGEAEATS; translated from the coding sequence ATGCACGATTTAACCGGATTCCAGCGCGACCTCCTGTACGTCGTCGACGGATTGGACGAGCCACACGGCCTCGCCATCAAGGACGAACTCGAAGATTACTACGAGAAGGAGATTCACCACGGTCGCCTCTATCCGAATCTGGACACGCTGGTCGACAAGGGGATGGTCGAGAAGGGCCAGCGCGACCGCCGGACCAACTTCTACACGCTGACGACTCGCGGGCAGCGCGAGATAAAGGCCCGTCGCGAGTGGGAAGCCCAGTACACGTCCGGAGAGGCCGAAGCGACGTCGTAG
- a CDS encoding 3-keto-5-aminohexanoate cleavage protein: MGYEDYLAGEKVIVTAALTGGVHGKEANPNLPETPEEIGRAAAECERAGAAVVHLHARRPNGERSFSTERFQEIDDEVRARSDVVIQHSTGGTAAPLEARRQPLRTDPAPEMASLDMGPLNRYRHLTSENTRATVDALYDEMVDRGIKPELEVFNDGHRNEVRQLLERRDLDDPVYATLLFGSGTLTRPTPRNFLTAIDDLPEDALFNTIGFGRHQLPFATMGVLFGGHVRVGLEDNVYYRRGELAESNAQLVRRVVDVAETLGREAATPDEARDILGL; encoded by the coding sequence ATGGGCTACGAGGACTACCTCGCCGGCGAGAAAGTCATCGTGACGGCCGCGCTGACCGGCGGCGTCCACGGAAAGGAGGCCAACCCGAACCTCCCCGAGACGCCCGAGGAGATCGGCCGCGCGGCCGCCGAGTGCGAGCGGGCGGGGGCGGCCGTCGTCCACCTCCACGCCCGGCGACCCAACGGCGAGCGGTCGTTCAGCACCGAGCGGTTTCAGGAGATAGACGACGAGGTGCGGGCGCGCTCGGACGTGGTGATTCAGCACTCGACCGGCGGGACCGCCGCGCCGCTCGAAGCGCGCCGCCAACCGCTCCGGACCGACCCGGCGCCCGAGATGGCGAGCCTCGACATGGGGCCGCTGAACCGCTACCGCCACCTCACCAGCGAGAACACCCGCGCGACCGTCGACGCGCTCTACGACGAGATGGTCGACCGGGGCATCAAACCCGAACTGGAGGTGTTCAACGACGGCCACCGAAACGAGGTCCGCCAGTTGCTGGAGCGCCGGGACCTCGACGACCCGGTGTACGCCACGCTGCTGTTCGGGTCGGGGACGCTCACCCGGCCGACACCCCGGAACTTCCTGACCGCCATCGACGACCTACCCGAGGACGCGCTGTTCAACACCATCGGCTTCGGACGCCACCAGCTCCCGTTCGCGACGATGGGCGTGCTGTTCGGCGGCCACGTCCGGGTGGGTCTGGAGGACAACGTGTACTACCGACGGGGCGAGTTGGCCGAGAGCAACGCCCAACTCGTCCGCCGGGTCGTCGACGTGGCCGAGACGCTCGGCCGGGAGGCGGCGACGCCCGACGAGGCGCGCGACATTCTGGGGCTGTAA
- a CDS encoding mRNA surveillance protein pelota has product MQIKSRQSVEGGRERIVVVPESLDDLWHLTYVLEPGDLVSGDTTRRIQRNDDQMRDTGGEREHMYVTIEVESVEFHKFANRLRIGGTIEDTSREDQLGMHHTLNVEETKELTIEKVWKRDQLDRLEEAEEASENPDVAIATVEEGEAHLHTVAQYGTEELGTFTGTTGKGEYARDRDELFAELTKALARMDVDAVILAGPGFTKQDAADYIEDNAPEVAEKMTMVDTSAVGDRGVHEVLKRGAVEDVQKETRIAEEAELIDELTKRIGEGAKVAYGVEQVQKAADFGAIEHLLLLDERLREERGREGEWDIDVNDLITDVERKGADVTVFSSEFAPGDQLAGFGGIAALLRYRLD; this is encoded by the coding sequence ATGCAGATAAAGAGTCGCCAGTCGGTCGAGGGGGGCCGCGAGCGCATCGTGGTCGTCCCCGAGAGCCTCGACGACCTCTGGCACCTCACCTACGTCCTCGAACCCGGCGACCTCGTGTCGGGCGACACCACCCGGCGCATCCAGCGCAACGACGACCAGATGCGCGACACGGGCGGCGAGCGCGAACACATGTACGTCACCATCGAGGTCGAGTCGGTGGAGTTCCACAAGTTCGCTAACCGCCTGCGCATCGGCGGCACCATCGAGGACACCTCGCGCGAGGACCAACTCGGCATGCACCACACGCTCAACGTCGAGGAAACCAAGGAACTCACCATCGAGAAGGTCTGGAAGCGCGACCAGTTGGACCGCCTCGAAGAGGCCGAGGAGGCCAGCGAGAACCCCGACGTCGCCATCGCCACGGTCGAGGAGGGCGAGGCTCACCTCCACACCGTCGCCCAGTACGGCACTGAGGAACTGGGCACCTTCACGGGCACGACCGGCAAGGGTGAGTACGCCCGCGACCGCGACGAACTGTTCGCCGAACTGACGAAGGCGCTCGCCCGGATGGACGTCGACGCGGTCATCCTCGCCGGGCCGGGGTTCACCAAGCAGGACGCCGCCGACTACATCGAGGACAACGCCCCGGAGGTCGCCGAGAAGATGACGATGGTCGACACCAGCGCGGTCGGCGACCGGGGCGTCCATGAAGTGTTGAAACGCGGCGCGGTCGAGGACGTCCAGAAGGAGACTCGCATCGCCGAGGAGGCAGAACTCATCGACGAACTCACCAAGCGCATCGGCGAGGGCGCGAAGGTCGCCTACGGCGTCGAGCAGGTCCAGAAGGCCGCCGACTTCGGGGCCATCGAACACCTACTCCTCCTCGACGAGCGCCTCCGCGAGGAGCGCGGCCGCGAGGGCGAGTGGGACATCGACGTCAACGACCTCATCACGGACGTCGAGCGCAAGGGCGCCGACGTGACGGTCTTCTCCAGCGAGTTCGCCCCGGGCGACCAACTGGCGGGCTTCGGCGGCATCGCCGCGCTCCTGCGCTACCGCCTCGACTGA
- a CDS encoding DUF4013 domain-containing protein, which translates to MFEDALSYPTNGESGVARILIGGVLGILAILIIPSFILYGYMVQAMTAVSRGEDEPPAFEEWGDLLVDGVKAVVIGIAYSFVPFVLMVMVFVAMIGGSSAGGDTAGVAAGLGLVGMLVALVLSFAIQYVLPAALTNFGREGSIGAAFDFDELKPVLLSGDYLKAVVLTFGIALVGGVGFLVFALVTLGIGYILAPFFYFWLYLAGSYMFGTAYANVSPVEPPSSTEQVHFGD; encoded by the coding sequence ATGTTTGAAGACGCACTTTCGTACCCGACGAACGGCGAGAGCGGAGTTGCCCGAATACTCATCGGAGGGGTGCTCGGCATCCTCGCCATCCTCATCATTCCGTCATTCATCCTGTACGGCTACATGGTTCAGGCGATGACCGCAGTTTCGCGCGGCGAAGACGAACCGCCCGCGTTCGAAGAGTGGGGCGACCTCCTCGTCGACGGCGTCAAGGCGGTCGTCATCGGCATCGCGTACTCGTTCGTTCCGTTCGTGCTGATGGTGATGGTGTTCGTGGCGATGATCGGTGGTTCGAGTGCGGGCGGCGACACCGCGGGCGTCGCCGCCGGCCTGGGACTCGTCGGCATGCTCGTCGCACTGGTGCTGTCGTTCGCCATCCAGTACGTGCTCCCGGCGGCCTTGACGAACTTCGGTCGCGAAGGGTCCATCGGAGCCGCGTTCGACTTCGACGAACTGAAACCGGTGTTGCTAAGCGGCGACTACCTCAAGGCGGTCGTCCTGACGTTCGGCATCGCGCTGGTCGGCGGCGTCGGGTTCCTCGTCTTCGCGCTCGTCACGCTTGGCATCGGGTACATCTTGGCGCCGTTCTTCTACTTCTGGCTCTACCTGGCGGGGAGTTACATGTTCGGCACGGCCTACGCTAACGTCTCGCCGGTCGAACCCCCGAGTTCGACCGAGCAGGTTCACTTCGGCGACTGA
- a CDS encoding methyl-accepting chemotaxis protein — MLNALAGVLGAATPDAETEDDHATTATSDGRTGGENASDAARAGTLTAKSVVQSVLDGLCYPIFTVDAAGNIDRINDEALDLFEKTREGLIGVNLFELDEADNTVMREVLDTGEPVQNMEDTIVVDSGEVPVSRSLMAIRDDAGEIVGALEINRDITERVELREREEQLESYQETVVAELQTSLARLSEGDLTVEPTVPEPPVRFPAIDNVYRQYDAMAEDLRFAVHSLRDVLAAAREQSDELSTIGGEMRTASDEATDAIADINRASDGVADGASQQAERASEAEQNVSNLSASIEEITATVQQIDARAAEAADRASEGTQTAHTAIDTIDDASEASARNIEMMASLEDQMETINAMTDMISDIADQTNLLALNANIEAARAGGNGAGFQVVANEVKALAEESKDAVEEISDSLEELKAGIGDTAETIEQSNRQVETGVDAVRDVVEYIETVEEAVRETSDGIEEIRRATGDQAADAEEVAHLVEGVSVASQQVSAQLQEVAAGLDQQTETAEEVSAVAEDVSDVSEEMGGMLADFRLREDETASLD, encoded by the coding sequence ATGTTGAACGCACTCGCCGGGGTCCTCGGAGCGGCCACGCCCGACGCCGAAACCGAGGACGACCACGCGACGACGGCGACCTCCGACGGCCGGACCGGAGGTGAGAACGCCTCGGACGCGGCGCGCGCGGGAACCCTGACTGCCAAGTCGGTGGTCCAGAGCGTCCTCGACGGACTCTGCTACCCGATATTCACCGTCGACGCGGCGGGGAACATCGACCGCATCAACGACGAGGCGCTCGACCTCTTCGAGAAGACCCGGGAGGGCCTCATCGGCGTGAACCTCTTCGAACTCGACGAGGCCGACAACACCGTGATGCGCGAGGTGCTCGACACCGGCGAACCGGTCCAAAACATGGAGGACACCATCGTGGTCGACAGCGGCGAGGTGCCGGTAAGCAGGAGCCTGATGGCCATCCGCGACGACGCGGGCGAGATCGTCGGCGCGCTGGAGATCAACCGCGACATCACCGAGCGCGTCGAACTCCGCGAGCGCGAAGAGCAGTTGGAGTCCTACCAGGAGACGGTCGTCGCCGAACTCCAGACGAGTCTCGCGCGCCTGAGCGAGGGCGACCTCACGGTCGAACCCACGGTCCCCGAACCCCCGGTCCGGTTCCCGGCCATCGACAACGTCTACCGGCAGTACGACGCGATGGCCGAGGACCTCCGGTTCGCGGTCCACTCGCTCCGCGACGTCCTCGCGGCCGCCCGGGAGCAGTCCGACGAACTGTCGACCATCGGCGGGGAGATGCGGACCGCGAGCGACGAGGCGACCGACGCCATCGCCGACATCAACCGCGCCAGCGACGGGGTCGCCGACGGCGCCAGCCAGCAGGCCGAACGGGCGAGCGAGGCCGAACAGAACGTCTCGAACCTCTCGGCGTCCATCGAGGAGATCACCGCGACCGTCCAGCAGATCGACGCGCGGGCGGCCGAGGCCGCCGACCGGGCGAGCGAGGGCACCCAGACCGCCCACACCGCCATCGACACCATCGACGACGCCAGCGAGGCCAGCGCGCGCAACATCGAGATGATGGCGTCGCTCGAAGACCAGATGGAGACCATCAACGCGATGACCGACATGATCTCGGACATCGCCGACCAGACCAACCTGCTCGCGCTCAACGCCAACATCGAGGCCGCCCGCGCCGGCGGCAACGGTGCGGGCTTCCAGGTCGTCGCCAACGAGGTGAAGGCGCTCGCCGAGGAGTCGAAGGACGCCGTCGAGGAGATCTCGGACTCGCTGGAGGAACTCAAGGCCGGCATCGGCGACACCGCCGAAACCATCGAGCAGAGCAACCGCCAGGTCGAAACCGGCGTGGACGCGGTCAGGGACGTGGTGGAGTACATCGAAACCGTCGAGGAGGCCGTCCGGGAGACGAGCGACGGCATCGAGGAGATTCGGCGCGCGACCGGCGACCAGGCGGCCGACGCCGAGGAGGTCGCCCACCTCGTCGAGGGCGTCTCGGTCGCGAGCCAGCAGGTCAGCGCCCAACTCCAGGAGGTCGCGGCGGGCCTCGACCAGCAGACCGAAACCGCCGAGGAGGTTTCGGCGGTCGCAGAGGACGTCTCGGACGTCTCCGAGGAGATGGGCGGGATGCTCGCCGACTTCCGCCTGCGCGAGGACGAAACCGCCTCGCTGGACTGA
- a CDS encoding class I SAM-dependent methyltransferase, with amino-acid sequence MTSGEEPGTTSGEEPTAAAAYDELAAEYVREIESNLYNAELEFPATTALVPDAAGTRVLDAGCGAGRYAEWLLDEGTEVVGVDASEAMLERAAERVGERAELREANLAEPLDFAADGEFDGVVSSLALDYVADWRPTFAEFARVLAPGGFLVFSVRHPLDELDDEANYFEVERRVADWAVEVPYYRRSLSEILGPLLDAGFRMDEVVEPTPTETFRERWPERYETESKRPVFLCVRAVKRE; translated from the coding sequence ATGACCTCGGGCGAGGAACCGGGCACTACTTCGGGCGAGGAACCGACGGCGGCGGCCGCCTACGACGAACTGGCCGCCGAGTACGTTCGGGAAATCGAGTCGAACCTCTACAACGCCGAACTGGAGTTTCCGGCGACGACCGCGCTCGTCCCTGATGCGGCCGGAACGCGGGTGCTGGACGCCGGTTGCGGGGCCGGCCGGTACGCCGAATGGTTGCTCGACGAGGGCACGGAGGTGGTGGGCGTCGACGCGAGCGAGGCGATGCTCGAACGCGCCGCCGAGCGAGTCGGCGAGCGGGCGGAACTCCGCGAGGCGAACCTCGCGGAACCGCTCGATTTCGCGGCCGACGGCGAGTTCGACGGCGTCGTGAGTTCGCTCGCGCTCGATTACGTCGCCGACTGGCGGCCGACGTTCGCGGAGTTCGCCCGCGTCCTCGCGCCCGGCGGCTTTCTGGTGTTCTCGGTCCGGCATCCCTTGGACGAACTCGACGACGAGGCGAACTACTTCGAGGTCGAGCGCCGAGTGGCCGACTGGGCGGTCGAGGTGCCGTACTACCGCCGGTCGCTCTCCGAAATCCTCGGTCCGCTCCTCGATGCGGGCTTTCGAATGGACGAAGTGGTCGAGCCGACCCCGACCGAGACGTTCCGCGAGCGGTGGCCCGAGCGATACGAGACGGAGTCCAAGCGACCGGTGTTCCTCTGCGTCCGGGCGGTGAAACGGGAGTAA
- a CDS encoding DUF4013 domain-containing protein, with the protein MLREAVSYLLRGQRREEALLVGTVLALAAGILARLGFLAILALVPAVLLAGYAMAVLRAGAAAARAERADADPPDSGGLDSEAGSTASLPAFADFGALAADGLRALAVSAGYLAGPLVVLLITVGATQAGAGTPGFVRTLSVYGAGTVALVLAAGAAYLLPAALVGVADRGSVRAALDRGALRRTAVDAGYFVGWFAAFGVAAVTASALAVLAALGRPGEVAALALSFYALVVVARLLGRAAG; encoded by the coding sequence ATGCTCCGCGAGGCCGTAAGCTACCTGCTGCGAGGTCAGCGCCGCGAGGAGGCGTTGCTCGTGGGGACCGTCCTCGCGCTCGCGGCCGGCATCCTCGCCCGCCTCGGTTTCCTGGCGATTCTCGCGCTCGTCCCGGCGGTCCTCCTGGCGGGCTACGCGATGGCGGTCCTCCGGGCCGGTGCGGCCGCGGCCCGCGCGGAACGCGCCGACGCCGACCCTCCGGACTCCGGAGGCCTCGACTCAGAAGCCGGAAGCACCGCATCGCTCCCGGCGTTCGCCGACTTCGGCGCGCTCGCGGCCGACGGCCTGCGAGCGCTCGCCGTCTCGGCGGGCTACCTCGCCGGGCCGCTCGTGGTCCTGCTAATCACCGTCGGTGCCACGCAGGCAGGAGCGGGAACGCCGGGTTTCGTCCGGACGCTCTCGGTGTACGGCGCAGGGACCGTCGCGCTGGTGTTGGCGGCCGGGGCGGCCTACCTCCTGCCGGCCGCGCTGGTCGGGGTCGCCGACCGGGGGTCCGTCCGGGCGGCACTCGACCGCGGCGCGCTGCGGCGCACCGCGGTCGACGCGGGTTACTTCGTCGGCTGGTTCGCCGCGTTCGGCGTCGCGGCCGTGACCGCGAGCGCGCTGGCGGTGCTCGCGGCGCTCGGTCGACCCGGGGAGGTCGCGGCGCTCGCGCTGTCGTTCTACGCGCTGGTCGTCGTCGCGAGGCTCCTCGGGCGGGCGGCGGGATGA